The genomic region AGCTTTATAAGGAGAAATAGCCAATTTAGGAGCAATTGTGGGATAGACTTCAATAGGAAGCCCAAACTTAGGTGAATTAATTAAATCTACCGGAGGTGAATCAGGATCTAAAGTCTTCTTATACTTTAGCAGCTTAAAATGAGTAAAACGCGCCCCTGCTTCAGTAATTTGGGCCTCAAAAAGAGATGTATCTACTTTAGCTTCTTTTATATTCTGATAGTTCTTCTGTTCGGGAACTATTGCTTTTTGAGGGAAATTTTCTTTTTCTGTTTTTACAACTTGCTGAGTAGTAGTTACTGCTTTTTTTTGAGTTTGAGTTTTATGTGGAGAAAACAAAAGTTGAAAACCAACTATTACCAACATAGAAAGAATTATAGCTATAATGACGTTTCGTTCCATTTGGAAATTACTCCTTTATTCAATTTTTTAGGCCATAATGAAGGGAATCTTTCTGGTACAGGATCATAGCCACCTTTACATAAAGGGTGACAACGCATAAGCCTAAAGCAGGCTAAAATCAATCCCTTTATTACCCCAAACTTAGAAATAGATTCTATAGCATAATGACTACAAGTAGGATAAAAACGACAACTTTGAGGCAAAAAAGGTGAAAGTAATAATTGATATATTTTAATAACTTTTATAACTATTTTTCTCATACTTTTTAAATAATTCAACTAAATCTTTTTTAATTTTATCTTGAGGGATTTCTAATATTTTAGCCCTAGGAATTATAACTATATCATGACTTAAAGGGAAGATATCTCTATTTCTTCTAAATACTTCTCGCAAAATTCGTTTAATATAATTACGTTTCACCGCATTTCCTACCTTTTTGGAAACACTAA from Thermodesulfatator indicus DSM 15286 harbors:
- the yidD gene encoding membrane protein insertion efficiency factor YidD, giving the protein MRKIVIKVIKIYQLLLSPFLPQSCRFYPTCSHYAIESISKFGVIKGLILACFRLMRCHPLCKGGYDPVPERFPSLWPKKLNKGVISKWNETSL
- the rnpA gene encoding ribonuclease P protein component, coding for MAAYGIKKESFTKDERLRRRREYERVYRQGKRLSLPYLRIILAPNQLGHSRLGLSVSKKVGNAVKRNYIKRILREVFRRNRDIFPLSHDIVIIPRAKILEIPQDKIKKDLVELFKKYEKNSYKSY